In one window of Pseudomonas chlororaphis subsp. chlororaphis DNA:
- a CDS encoding TIR domain-containing protein, with amino-acid sequence MSKAFLSHSSRDKEFVRPVADELGSALSHYDERTFEPTGESAGEILEALSNSSVFVLFLSKNALASPWVKQEIRYAQHMYFEGKIQQVAIFPLDETTRDSLDVWLRPFVIQILKKPKLVALRLRSILAMNDTPASRRFIGRDKQVSDLKDSLRDKSSSRPSTVLVSGIQGIGKRRLLSRAYQDLYPFLPNYWIEIYLGAYEGESALYERLLDYFEPNSTWASAKEKADEFITLTPVERTVKLAEILNLVEASKQVVLLNFVEDAFNTDGNMEPWLLSAIRATKSSYPVLAVVTSRGPSPRALANLSDIPYLKLHSIEEKYAKQLLELLCEDSIVQAPDALVEHVTSLVGGHPGLLELSAKLIKAAGITRFKIELTSSDEKSALEEYVEKAIQNISLSVVERSAMLLLEELGGATREDILHGFSEQATGNEFSASLAKLLDFGLIEDAGGELRSASHLRLIMRRWKNDKKLQDILIPVRQKLVEILDEALSLEGGTYLSIRAPIAAAIRADGDFSNVLVSKPLLAAQQLRVARRLYDERSLVTAAEKAKKAFENQLALSDDGVIEALRILGLVGARTKNIDLKDFACRQLNMLHSDKAKRISAFINGFERRLSGEFKEAEQQLRVALGIGGSGDFHLLRELAASLLEQGKTQEAEKFARGALRIAPTNPYVLDILAACLIDRFRESPNDVGLEKEVKELLDRLVTSDEREHQSFSKRRKIAFLIVKRDYSKAWIMLNRESSSESKTWYKLLAAECFFKEGNPREALEQLEGLYRPPSVLDDESVVQFYQIRRLRVLSLADAGRLDEAVGEFEKVGRFLDSKHRDSLRKELVFEIAKSKISKSDIVINFAKHD; translated from the coding sequence GTCTCACAGCAGTAGAGATAAAGAGTTTGTGAGACCAGTAGCTGATGAACTGGGAAGCGCTCTTTCGCACTACGACGAAAGGACGTTTGAGCCCACAGGAGAGTCTGCAGGGGAAATTCTTGAGGCACTGAGCAACTCATCGGTGTTTGTTTTGTTTCTTTCAAAAAACGCTCTTGCTTCGCCTTGGGTTAAGCAAGAAATTCGATATGCGCAGCATATGTATTTTGAAGGAAAAATACAGCAGGTCGCGATATTTCCATTAGATGAAACGACAAGAGATTCTCTTGATGTATGGTTGAGGCCATTCGTCATTCAAATCCTGAAAAAACCGAAATTGGTTGCCCTCCGGCTTCGCTCAATATTAGCAATGAATGATACCCCGGCGAGCAGAAGATTTATCGGGCGTGACAAGCAAGTCAGCGATCTTAAAGATAGCCTTCGAGACAAGTCGTCAAGTCGCCCCTCAACAGTCTTGGTTTCAGGTATACAGGGCATCGGAAAGAGAAGGCTTTTAAGTCGAGCTTACCAAGATCTTTATCCTTTTTTGCCTAACTATTGGATCGAAATATATTTGGGCGCTTACGAGGGAGAGTCAGCTCTTTATGAACGGCTGCTTGACTACTTTGAACCAAACTCAACTTGGGCTAGCGCGAAAGAAAAGGCTGACGAATTTATAACGCTGACCCCCGTTGAGCGAACAGTGAAGCTTGCCGAAATATTGAACTTGGTTGAGGCTTCTAAGCAAGTGGTGCTGCTAAATTTTGTAGAGGACGCGTTTAATACTGATGGAAATATGGAGCCTTGGCTGCTGAGTGCTATTAGGGCAACAAAATCCAGTTATCCAGTGCTCGCAGTTGTTACATCGCGCGGCCCTAGTCCTAGGGCATTGGCAAACCTCAGCGATATCCCTTATCTGAAGCTTCACAGCATCGAGGAAAAGTATGCGAAGCAGTTATTGGAACTCCTGTGTGAAGACTCAATTGTTCAGGCGCCTGATGCTTTGGTGGAACATGTTACATCTCTCGTTGGTGGTCACCCAGGGCTCCTCGAACTTTCTGCGAAGCTTATAAAGGCAGCTGGTATAACGCGGTTTAAAATCGAACTGACGTCAAGTGATGAAAAATCAGCTCTGGAGGAATATGTTGAAAAGGCTATTCAAAATATCTCGCTTTCTGTAGTTGAAAGATCCGCAATGCTGTTGTTAGAAGAACTGGGAGGTGCGACTCGTGAGGATATCTTGCATGGCTTCTCTGAACAGGCCACTGGGAATGAGTTCTCTGCTAGTCTTGCCAAGCTTCTTGACTTCGGATTGATTGAAGATGCAGGGGGCGAGCTCCGATCTGCATCGCATTTAAGGCTCATAATGCGTCGTTGGAAAAACGACAAGAAACTTCAAGATATTCTGATACCAGTTCGTCAGAAACTTGTTGAGATTCTTGATGAGGCATTGTCATTAGAGGGTGGGACCTATCTCTCAATTCGAGCACCGATTGCTGCGGCTATTCGAGCAGATGGTGACTTTAGTAACGTTCTCGTTAGCAAACCGCTGCTTGCGGCTCAGCAACTGCGTGTGGCAAGGCGTCTTTATGATGAACGCTCACTAGTGACAGCAGCAGAGAAAGCAAAAAAAGCGTTCGAAAATCAACTGGCTCTTAGTGATGATGGAGTAATTGAGGCGCTAAGGATTTTAGGGCTGGTCGGTGCAAGAACGAAAAATATTGATCTTAAAGACTTCGCTTGTCGCCAATTGAATATGTTGCATAGTGATAAAGCGAAGCGAATATCAGCGTTCATAAACGGTTTCGAAAGGCGCCTGTCAGGCGAGTTCAAGGAAGCAGAACAACAGCTTCGTGTTGCACTTGGAATCGGAGGCAGTGGAGATTTTCATTTGCTTCGTGAATTGGCGGCCTCTTTACTAGAACAAGGAAAGACTCAAGAGGCAGAAAAATTCGCTCGAGGAGCTTTGCGTATTGCTCCGACTAATCCTTATGTACTGGATATCCTAGCAGCTTGCCTTATCGACAGATTTCGTGAATCCCCGAATGATGTGGGGCTTGAAAAAGAAGTGAAAGAGCTATTGGATAGATTGGTCACGTCGGACGAAAGGGAGCATCAGTCGTTTAGCAAACGTCGGAAAATTGCTTTTCTGATAGTAAAACGTGACTATTCGAAAGCTTGGATAATGCTCAACAGGGAATCCTCTAGCGAAAGTAAAACCTGGTACAAATTGTTAGCAGCTGAATGTTTTTTTAAAGAGGGCAACCCACGTGAAGCTCTTGAACAACTCGAAGGTTTGTACCGGCCGCCCTCCGTTCTAGATGATGAATCTGTTGTGCAATTCTATCAAATTAGACGACTTCGTGTTCTTTCCTTGGCTGATGCTGGGAGGCTAGATGAGGCAGTTGGTGAGTTTGAAAAAGTAGGCCGATTTCTTGATTCAAAGCATCGTGATTCGTTACGAAAGGAGTTGGTTTTTGAAATTGCGAAATCAAAAATTTCAAAATCCGATATTGTAATTAATTTTGCGAAACACGACTAA
- a CDS encoding FAD-binding and (Fe-S)-binding domain-containing protein: MSLPTAFLRDAQQLIPQERRFDDPLSTLAFGTDASFYRLIPQLVIRVESEDEVVALLKLAQRDRVPVTFRAAGTSLSGQAISDSVLLVLGDNWNAREIRDQGQQIRLQPGVIGAQANAWLAPFGRKIGPDPASINACKIGGIVANNASGMCCGTAQNTYHTLAGLRLVLADGTRLDTEDAASVAAFRSSHGELLERLASLGRETRANSELAAKIRHKYRLKNTTGLSLNALVDFDEPLDILSHLLVGSEGTLGFISAVTYDTVIDHPHKASALTVFPDVETCCNAVTVLKNQPVSAVELLDRRSLRSVQDKPGMPAFVQQLSANACALLIESRAASSALLREQLAQIMASLASFPVEKQVDFTEDPKENAKLWAIRKDTFPAVGAVRKTGTTVIIEDVTFPVEQLAIGVNRLIALFDKHRYDEAILFGHALEGNLHFVFTQGFNSAEEVARYQAFMDDVAQLVAVEFGGSLKAEHGTGRNMAPFVELEWGSDAYQLMWQLKRLLDPNGILNPDVVLSEDPQIHLKHLKPLPAADEIVDKCIECGFCEPVCPSKGLTLSPRQRIVIWRDIQARKRAGVDTTELEAAYQYQGIDTCAATGLCAQRCPVGINTGELVKKLRSQHATHAKAADWLGSHFATTLRGARFTLHVANGARMLLGAPRLARVSAALSKLSKGQVPQWTSAMPQPERAIRFSPAVSDQRPRVVYLAACVSRVMGPAAGDKEQSSLYDKTRGLLEKAGYQVVIPDNVENLCCGQPFASKGYAEQAEHKRQELIGALLHASRGGLDPIYCDTSPCTLRLVQDLGDVRLDLYDPVRFIRTHLMDKLEFTPQEAPVAVHVTCSTQHLGESQALIDLARRCSNNVVIPEGIHCCGFAGDKGFTTPELNAHSLRSLKDAVQYCSEGISTSRTCEIGLSQHGGIDYHGLVYLVDRVTQARQS; encoded by the coding sequence ATGAGTCTACCGACGGCTTTTCTGCGTGATGCCCAACAACTGATCCCCCAGGAACGGCGTTTCGACGACCCGCTCTCCACCCTGGCCTTCGGCACCGATGCGAGTTTTTATCGGCTGATTCCGCAACTGGTGATCCGCGTCGAGTCCGAAGACGAAGTGGTGGCCCTGCTCAAGCTGGCCCAGCGCGACCGCGTACCGGTGACCTTCCGCGCCGCCGGTACCAGCCTGTCGGGGCAGGCCATCAGCGATTCGGTGCTGCTGGTGCTCGGCGATAACTGGAATGCCCGCGAGATCCGCGACCAGGGCCAGCAGATCCGCCTGCAACCGGGGGTGATCGGCGCCCAGGCCAACGCCTGGCTGGCGCCGTTCGGACGCAAGATCGGTCCTGACCCAGCCTCGATCAACGCCTGCAAGATCGGCGGCATCGTCGCCAACAATGCCAGCGGCATGTGCTGCGGCACCGCGCAAAACACTTACCACACCCTGGCCGGACTGCGCCTGGTGTTGGCCGACGGAACTCGCCTGGACACCGAAGACGCCGCCAGCGTCGCGGCCTTTCGCAGCAGCCACGGCGAGCTGCTGGAACGCCTGGCCAGCCTCGGCCGCGAGACCCGCGCCAACAGTGAGCTGGCGGCGAAGATCCGCCACAAGTACCGGCTGAAAAACACCACCGGCCTGTCGCTCAATGCCCTGGTGGATTTCGATGAGCCGCTGGACATCCTCAGCCACCTGCTGGTGGGCTCCGAAGGCACCCTGGGTTTTATCAGCGCGGTGACCTACGACACGGTGATCGACCACCCGCACAAAGCCTCGGCGCTGACCGTCTTCCCGGATGTGGAAACCTGCTGCAACGCGGTAACCGTGCTGAAAAACCAACCGGTGTCCGCCGTGGAACTGCTGGACCGCCGCAGCCTGCGCTCGGTGCAGGACAAACCCGGGATGCCGGCCTTCGTCCAGCAACTGTCCGCCAATGCCTGTGCGCTGCTGATCGAGTCCCGCGCGGCATCTTCCGCGCTGCTGCGGGAACAACTGGCGCAGATCATGGCGTCCCTCGCCTCCTTCCCAGTGGAGAAGCAGGTCGACTTCACCGAAGACCCGAAGGAAAACGCCAAGCTCTGGGCGATCCGCAAGGACACCTTTCCCGCCGTCGGCGCGGTGCGCAAGACCGGCACCACGGTGATCATCGAAGACGTCACCTTTCCGGTGGAACAGCTGGCCATCGGCGTCAACCGCCTGATCGCGCTGTTCGACAAACACCGCTACGACGAAGCGATCCTGTTCGGCCATGCGCTGGAGGGCAACCTGCATTTCGTCTTCACCCAGGGCTTCAACAGCGCCGAGGAAGTCGCGCGTTACCAGGCCTTCATGGATGACGTGGCGCAACTGGTGGCGGTGGAGTTCGGCGGCTCGCTCAAGGCCGAACACGGCACCGGGCGCAATATGGCGCCCTTCGTCGAGCTGGAATGGGGCAGCGATGCCTACCAGTTGATGTGGCAACTCAAGCGCCTGCTCGACCCCAACGGCATCCTCAACCCGGACGTGGTGCTCAGCGAAGACCCGCAGATCCACCTCAAGCACCTCAAGCCGCTGCCGGCGGCCGACGAGATTGTGGATAAGTGCATCGAGTGTGGTTTCTGCGAACCGGTGTGCCCGTCCAAGGGGCTGACCCTGAGCCCGCGCCAGCGCATCGTGATCTGGCGCGATATCCAGGCCCGCAAGCGCGCCGGCGTCGACACCACGGAACTGGAAGCGGCCTATCAGTACCAGGGCATCGACACCTGCGCCGCCACCGGCCTGTGCGCCCAGCGCTGCCCGGTGGGCATCAACACCGGCGAGCTGGTGAAGAAGCTGCGCAGCCAGCACGCCACTCACGCCAAGGCGGCCGATTGGCTTGGCTCGCACTTCGCCACCACCCTGCGGGGCGCGCGGTTCACCCTGCACGTGGCCAACGGCGCGCGGATGCTGCTGGGGGCACCACGCCTGGCCAGGGTTTCGGCGGCGCTGAGCAAACTGTCCAAGGGCCAGGTGCCGCAATGGACCAGCGCCATGCCGCAGCCGGAACGGGCCATTCGCTTCAGCCCGGCGGTCAGCGACCAGCGGCCACGGGTGGTCTACCTGGCGGCCTGTGTGTCGCGGGTCATGGGCCCGGCGGCCGGGGACAAAGAGCAAAGCTCGCTCTACGACAAGACCCGCGGCCTGCTGGAAAAAGCCGGTTACCAGGTGGTGATCCCGGACAACGTCGAAAACCTGTGCTGCGGCCAGCCGTTCGCCTCCAAGGGCTACGCGGAACAGGCCGAGCACAAGCGCCAGGAACTGATCGGCGCCCTGCTCCACGCCAGCCGCGGCGGCCTCGACCCGATCTACTGCGACACCAGCCCCTGCACCCTGCGTCTGGTGCAGGACCTGGGCGACGTGCGCCTGGACCTGTACGACCCGGTGCGCTTCATCCGCACCCACCTGATGGACAAGCTCGAGTTCACTCCCCAGGAAGCGCCGGTCGCCGTGCATGTCACCTGCAGCACCCAGCACCTGGGCGAAAGCCAGGCGCTGATCGACCTGGCGCGGCGTTGCAGCAACAATGTGGTGATCCCGGAAGGCATCCATTGCTGCGGCTTCGCCGGCGATAAAGGGTTCACCACACCAGAGCTCAACGCCCACTCCCTGCGTAGTCTCAAGGACGCGGTGCAGTACTGCAGCGAAGGCATTTCCACCAGCCGCACCTGTGAAATCGGCCTGAGCCAGCATGGCGGGATCGACTACCACGGGCTGGTCTATCTGGTGGACCGGGTGACCCAGGCCAGGCAAAGCTGA
- a CDS encoding LutC/YkgG family protein: protein MSAKQNILGKLRSSLSGTTPIVDNFDEALVTEPYTYTPEQRIPQLRKQMEAVHTEIHQTTAQDWPALLARLLGERQLPSLLIAPSTPHGQRVSQYWAEHPGLPTLKAYDRPVEEWKAELFNDTPASLTTTLGAIAATGSLILWPTREEPRLMSLVPPVHFALLKASEIRDNFYQVQQEYAWAQGMPTNALLVSGPSKTADIEQVLAYGAHGPKDLVVLILEDQ from the coding sequence ATGAGCGCCAAACAGAACATCCTCGGCAAGCTGCGCAGCAGCCTGAGCGGCACCACGCCGATTGTGGATAACTTCGATGAGGCCCTGGTCACCGAGCCTTACACCTACACACCGGAACAACGCATCCCGCAACTGCGCAAGCAGATGGAAGCGGTGCACACCGAGATTCATCAGACCACCGCCCAGGACTGGCCGGCGCTGCTCGCCCGCCTGCTGGGCGAACGCCAGTTGCCGAGCCTGCTGATCGCACCGTCCACGCCCCACGGCCAGCGCGTCAGCCAATACTGGGCCGAGCATCCCGGGCTGCCGACGTTGAAGGCCTACGATCGGCCCGTCGAGGAATGGAAAGCCGAGCTGTTCAACGACACCCCGGCCAGCCTCACCACCACCCTCGGCGCCATCGCCGCCACCGGCAGCCTGATCCTCTGGCCGACCCGCGAAGAACCGCGGCTGATGAGCCTGGTGCCGCCGGTGCATTTCGCCCTGCTCAAGGCCAGCGAGATCCGCGACAACTTCTATCAGGTCCAGCAGGAATACGCCTGGGCCCAGGGCATGCCGACCAACGCGCTGCTGGTATCCGGGCCGTCGAAGACCGCCGATATCGAGCAGGTCCTGGCCTACGGCGCCCACGGCCCGAAAGACCTGGTGGTGCTGATCCTGGAGGACCAATGA
- a CDS encoding LutB/LldF family L-lactate oxidation iron-sulfur protein, with translation MSAPELIPTLTVSDDFRTRAHQALGDRQLRNNFRSAMDSLMAKRAASFSDAHEREHLRALGNAIKARALSKLPDLLEQLEQNLTRNGVTVHWAETVDEANGIVLSIIRAHEARQVIKGKSMVSEEMEMNHVLAEQGIECLESDMGEFIVQLDHEKPSHIIMPAIHKNAGQVASLFHDKLGVEYTKDVDQLIQIGRRVLRQKFFEADIGVSGVNFAVAETGTLLLVENEGNGRMSTTVPPVHIAVTGIEKVVENLRDVVPLLSLLTRSALGQPITTYVNMISGPRKEHELDGPQQVHLVLLDNGRSQAFADSELRQTLNCIRCGACMNHCPVYTRIGGHAYGEVYPGPIGKIITPHMVGLAKVPDHPSASSLCGACGEVCPVKIPIPSLLRRLREENVKAPDSPHQVMRGQGSKYSRKERFIWNAWARLNSSPMLYRLFSLAATRLRALTPSNVGPWTQNHSAPKPAARSLHDLAREHLAKQGERR, from the coding sequence ATGAGCGCCCCGGAGCTTATTCCGACCCTGACCGTGTCGGACGATTTTCGCACCCGGGCCCACCAGGCCCTGGGCGACCGACAACTGCGAAACAACTTTCGCAGCGCCATGGATTCCCTCATGGCCAAACGTGCGGCGTCGTTCAGCGATGCCCACGAGCGCGAACACCTGCGGGCCCTGGGCAATGCGATCAAGGCCCGTGCGTTATCCAAGCTGCCCGACCTGCTCGAGCAGCTTGAACAGAACCTGACCCGCAACGGTGTGACAGTGCACTGGGCGGAAACGGTGGACGAGGCCAATGGCATCGTCCTCTCGATCATCCGGGCTCACGAGGCGCGGCAAGTGATCAAGGGCAAATCGATGGTCAGCGAAGAGATGGAGATGAACCATGTCCTCGCTGAACAAGGCATTGAATGCCTTGAGTCGGACATGGGCGAGTTCATCGTCCAGCTCGACCACGAGAAGCCTTCACACATAATCATGCCGGCGATCCACAAGAACGCCGGTCAGGTCGCGTCCTTGTTCCACGACAAACTTGGCGTGGAGTACACCAAGGACGTTGACCAACTCATTCAGATCGGTCGCAGGGTCCTGCGGCAGAAATTCTTCGAAGCGGACATCGGCGTCTCCGGCGTCAACTTCGCCGTGGCCGAGACCGGCACCCTGCTGCTGGTGGAAAACGAAGGCAACGGCCGCATGTCCACCACGGTGCCGCCCGTGCACATCGCCGTCACCGGCATCGAGAAAGTCGTCGAGAACCTGCGTGACGTGGTGCCGCTGCTGTCGCTGCTGACCCGCTCGGCGCTGGGCCAGCCGATCACCACCTACGTCAACATGATCTCCGGCCCGCGCAAGGAGCATGAGCTGGACGGCCCGCAGCAAGTGCACCTGGTGCTGCTCGACAACGGTCGCAGCCAGGCCTTCGCCGACAGCGAATTGCGCCAGACCCTGAACTGCATCCGCTGCGGCGCCTGCATGAACCATTGCCCGGTCTACACCCGCATCGGCGGCCACGCCTACGGCGAGGTCTACCCCGGCCCCATCGGCAAGATCATCACCCCGCACATGGTCGGCCTGGCCAAGGTGCCGGACCACCCGAGCGCGTCTTCGTTGTGTGGCGCCTGCGGCGAAGTGTGTCCGGTGAAGATCCCGATCCCGAGCCTGCTGCGCCGCCTGCGCGAAGAGAACGTCAAGGCTCCGGACAGCCCCCATCAGGTGATGCGCGGCCAGGGCAGCAAGTACTCGCGCAAGGAGCGTTTTATCTGGAACGCCTGGGCCAGGCTCAACAGCTCACCCATGCTGTATCGCCTGTTCAGCCTGGCGGCCACCCGCCTGCGCGCGCTGACCCCGAGCAACGTCGGCCCCTGGACGCAAAACCACAGCGCACCGAAACCCGCCGCCCGGTCCTTGCACGACCTGGCCCGCGAGCATCTGGCCAAACAGGGAGAACGTCGATGA
- a CDS encoding (Fe-S)-binding protein, which produces MSELFYNAVPNATRVAPPLAEPRQYPSEKPSRVYLFGTCVVDLFYPEAGMDAIHLLEREGIRVEYPQGQSCCGQPAYTSGYTEQARTVARSQLALFAGDYPVVVPSGSCAGMLREHYADLFKDEPQTLKQVQALAERTYELAEFLLHVCKVQLKDSGEPIKVALHTSCSARREMNTHLHGRELLAQLGNVERVEHDHESECCGFGGTFSVRMPDISGAMVADKTRALKESGAHQVLSADCGCLMNINGSLEKQREALRGQHLASFLWQRTGGAA; this is translated from the coding sequence ATGAGCGAGCTTTTTTACAACGCCGTGCCTAACGCGACCCGTGTCGCACCGCCTTTGGCCGAACCGCGCCAGTACCCCAGCGAGAAACCGTCGCGGGTCTACCTGTTCGGCACCTGTGTGGTCGACCTGTTCTATCCCGAAGCCGGGATGGATGCGATTCACTTGCTCGAACGCGAAGGCATTCGCGTGGAGTACCCGCAAGGGCAAAGCTGCTGCGGACAACCGGCCTACACCTCGGGTTACACCGAACAGGCGCGCACCGTGGCCCGCTCGCAACTGGCGCTGTTCGCCGGCGACTATCCGGTGGTGGTGCCGTCGGGTTCCTGCGCGGGCATGCTGCGCGAGCACTACGCGGACTTGTTCAAGGACGAGCCGCAAACCTTGAAGCAGGTGCAGGCCCTGGCCGAACGCACCTACGAGCTGGCGGAGTTCCTGTTGCACGTATGCAAGGTGCAGCTCAAGGACAGTGGCGAGCCGATCAAGGTGGCGCTGCACACCTCCTGCTCGGCACGGCGCGAGATGAACACCCACCTGCACGGTCGTGAGCTGCTGGCACAACTGGGCAACGTGGAACGGGTAGAGCACGACCACGAAAGCGAATGCTGTGGCTTTGGCGGGACTTTCAGCGTCCGAATGCCGGACATCTCCGGCGCGATGGTCGCGGACAAGACCCGCGCGCTGAAGGAATCTGGCGCCCACCAGGTGCTGAGCGCCGACTGCGGCTGTTTGATGAACATCAACGGTTCGCTGGAGAAACAACGGGAAGCGCTGCGCGGTCAACACTTGGCCAGCTTCCTCTGGCAGCGTACCGGAGGTGCCGCATGA
- a CDS encoding lactate permease LctP family transporter, with product MQTWQQLYSPLGSLGLSALAAVIPIVFFFLALAVFRLKGHVAGSITLGLSILVAIFAFQMPADMALAAAGYGFAYGLWPIAWIIVAAVFLYKLTVKSGQFEVIRSSVLSITDDQRLQVLLIGFCFGAFLEGAAGFGAPVAITAALLVGLGFNPLYAAGLCLIANTAPVAFGALGIPIIVAGQVTGIDAFKIGAMTGRQLPLLSLFVPFWLVFMMDGLRGVKETWPAALVAGLSFAVTQYFTSNFIGPELPDITSALASLVSLTLFLKVWQPKRSFAAATASVGAAAVRNGGFGQPRTTQPSPYSFGEIFKAWSPFLILTVLVTIWTLKPFKAMFAAGGSMYSWVFNFAIPHLDQLVIKSAPIVATPTAIPAVFKLDPISATGTAIFFSALISMLVLKINFKTGLTTLKETFYELRWPILSIGMVLAFAFVTNYSGMSSTMALVLAGTGAAFPFFSPFLGWLGVFLTGSDTSSNALFSSLQATTAHQIGVNDTLLVAANTSGGVTGKMISPQSIAVACAATGLVGKESDLFRFTLKHSLFFATIVGLITLAQAYWFTGMLVH from the coding sequence ATGCAAACCTGGCAACAGCTTTACAGCCCGCTCGGCAGCCTCGGCCTGTCCGCCCTCGCCGCCGTCATCCCGATCGTCTTCTTCTTCCTGGCTCTGGCCGTGTTCCGCCTCAAAGGACACGTCGCCGGCAGCATCACCCTGGGGCTATCGATTCTGGTGGCGATCTTCGCCTTCCAGATGCCCGCCGACATGGCGCTTGCCGCTGCTGGCTATGGATTTGCCTACGGTCTGTGGCCCATCGCCTGGATCATCGTCGCCGCCGTGTTCCTCTACAAACTGACGGTCAAGAGCGGCCAATTCGAGGTCATCCGCAGCTCCGTGCTGTCGATCACCGACGACCAGCGCCTGCAGGTGCTGCTGATCGGTTTCTGCTTCGGGGCCTTTCTCGAAGGTGCCGCCGGGTTCGGCGCGCCGGTCGCCATTACCGCCGCGCTGCTGGTGGGCCTGGGATTCAATCCGCTGTACGCCGCCGGCCTGTGCCTGATCGCCAACACCGCCCCGGTGGCCTTTGGCGCCCTGGGCATCCCGATCATCGTGGCGGGCCAGGTAACCGGCATCGACGCATTCAAGATCGGCGCCATGACCGGCCGCCAGCTGCCGCTGCTGTCGCTGTTCGTGCCGTTCTGGCTGGTGTTCATGATGGACGGCCTGCGTGGCGTCAAAGAGACCTGGCCCGCGGCGCTGGTGGCCGGCCTGAGCTTTGCCGTGACCCAGTACTTCACCTCGAACTTCATCGGCCCGGAGCTGCCGGACATCACCTCGGCCCTGGCCAGCCTGGTTTCCCTGACGCTGTTCCTCAAGGTCTGGCAACCCAAGCGTTCGTTCGCCGCGGCCACCGCCAGCGTCGGCGCCGCTGCCGTGCGCAACGGCGGTTTCGGCCAGCCGCGCACCACTCAGCCTTCACCCTACAGCTTCGGTGAAATCTTCAAGGCCTGGTCGCCATTCCTGATTCTCACCGTGCTGGTCACCATCTGGACCCTCAAGCCGTTCAAGGCGATGTTCGCCGCCGGCGGCTCGATGTACAGCTGGGTATTCAACTTCGCGATTCCGCACCTGGATCAGCTGGTGATCAAGAGCGCGCCAATCGTCGCCACTCCGACCGCGATTCCGGCGGTGTTCAAGCTCGACCCGATTTCCGCCACCGGCACAGCGATTTTCTTCTCCGCGCTGATCTCGATGCTGGTGCTGAAGATCAATTTCAAAACTGGTCTGACCACTTTGAAAGAGACCTTCTACGAACTGCGCTGGCCGATCCTGTCCATCGGCATGGTGCTGGCCTTCGCCTTTGTCACCAACTATTCCGGCATGTCCTCGACCATGGCCCTGGTGCTGGCCGGCACCGGCGCGGCGTTCCCATTCTTCTCGCCGTTCCTCGGCTGGCTGGGGGTGTTCCTGACCGGTTCGGACACTTCGTCCAACGCCCTGTTCAGCTCGCTGCAAGCCACCACCGCGCACCAGATCGGCGTCAACGACACCCTGCTGGTAGCGGCCAACACCAGCGGTGGCGTGACCGGCAAGATGATCTCGCCACAATCGATCGCCGTGGCCTGCGCCGCCACCGGCCTGGTAGGCAAGGAATCGGACCTGTTCCGCTTCACCCTCAAGCACAGCCTATTCTTTGCCACCATCGTCGGTCTGATCACCCTGGCCCAGGCCTACTGGTTCACCGGCATGCTGGTGCACTGA
- a CDS encoding FCD domain-containing protein: MGFDQIRQRRLSDDIVERLEGMILEGTLKSGERLPAERALAEQFGVSRPSLREAIQKLTAKGLLVSRQGGGNYVVESLGSTFSDPLLQLLESNPEAQRDLLEFRHTLEASCAYYAALRATEVDRERLTAAFEELQDCYSRAGDVSRAEEGAADAQFHLAIAEASHNAVLLHTIRGLFDLLKRNVVTNIGGMYKQRTETRDMLISQHRDLYQAIIEGRAEQAREVSSRHILYVQEVLEEVRQEVQRVARAERRRGI; this comes from the coding sequence ATGGGGTTTGATCAGATTCGTCAGCGCCGTTTGTCTGACGATATTGTCGAGCGGCTCGAGGGGATGATCCTCGAGGGCACGCTGAAGTCCGGTGAGCGCCTGCCGGCGGAGCGTGCGTTGGCGGAGCAGTTCGGTGTCTCGCGACCGTCGTTGCGCGAGGCGATCCAGAAACTGACGGCCAAGGGCTTGCTGGTCAGTCGCCAGGGCGGCGGCAACTATGTGGTGGAGTCGCTGGGCTCGACCTTCAGCGATCCGCTGCTGCAGTTGTTGGAAAGCAACCCTGAAGCCCAGCGTGACTTGCTGGAGTTTCGTCACACCCTGGAAGCCTCATGCGCCTATTACGCAGCATTGCGTGCCACCGAGGTGGATCGTGAACGGCTTACCGCGGCTTTCGAGGAGCTGCAGGATTGCTATTCCCGGGCCGGGGATGTGAGTCGGGCGGAAGAGGGGGCGGCAGACGCGCAATTTCACCTGGCGATTGCCGAGGCCAGTCACAACGCTGTCTTGCTGCACACCATTCGCGGGCTATTCGATCTGCTCAAGCGCAACGTGGTGACCAACATTGGCGGCATGTACAAGCAGCGCACCGAAACCCGCGACATGCTGATCAGCCAGCACCGTGATCTGTACCAGGCGATTATCGAAGGACGTGCCGAGCAGGCGCGCGAAGTCTCCAGCCGGCACATTCTGTATGTGCAGGAAGTGCTGGAAGAGGTGCGTCAGGAAGTGCAGCGCGTGGCCCGGGCGGAGCGGCGCAGGGGGATCTAA